One genomic window of Streptomyces sp. WP-1 includes the following:
- a CDS encoding phytanoyl-CoA dioxygenase family protein translates to MRLTQHQADQYHEQGFLLLDSLLAPREVESLRAAFERDARTPGPQVVTEDGGTQVRAVYSSHQRQPEYAGLIRDPRLLEPVQQLLTEDVYVYQFKINAKPAFGGDKWAWHQDFLAWRLADNLPAPRQVNIGVFLDDVNEFNGPVIFLPGSHRDGLVHEGRSAAARSEQHLDPDDISLSPRQLAEHVDRHGMTSPKGPAGSVVLFSPEIVHGSSPNMSPYARRLLIVTYNDVANPPRPTSEPRPDYVVCRDTEPLRPLAAPFSRTLSAVTA, encoded by the coding sequence ATGCGACTGACCCAGCACCAGGCCGACCAGTACCACGAGCAGGGTTTCCTGCTGCTCGACTCGCTCCTCGCACCGCGGGAGGTGGAGTCGCTGCGCGCCGCCTTCGAGCGCGACGCGCGGACGCCCGGCCCGCAGGTGGTGACCGAGGACGGCGGCACCCAGGTGCGCGCGGTGTACTCCTCGCACCAGCGGCAGCCCGAGTACGCCGGTCTGATCCGCGACCCGCGCCTGCTGGAGCCCGTGCAGCAGCTGCTCACCGAGGACGTCTACGTCTACCAGTTCAAGATCAACGCCAAGCCGGCGTTCGGCGGCGACAAGTGGGCCTGGCACCAGGACTTCCTCGCCTGGCGGCTCGCCGACAACCTGCCCGCGCCGCGCCAGGTCAACATCGGTGTCTTCCTCGACGACGTGAACGAGTTCAACGGCCCGGTCATCTTCCTGCCCGGCTCGCACCGCGACGGGCTCGTCCACGAGGGCCGCTCCGCCGCCGCCCGCTCCGAGCAGCACCTCGACCCCGACGACATCTCGCTGTCACCGCGCCAGCTCGCCGAGCACGTCGACCGGCACGGCATGACCAGCCCCAAGGGCCCGGCCGGCTCCGTGGTGCTGTTCTCCCCGGAGATCGTGCACGGTTCGTCGCCCAACATGTCGCCGTACGCCCGCCGGCTGCTGATCGTCACCTACAACGACGTCGCCAACCCGCCGCGGCCCACGAGCGAGCCCCGCCCGGACTACGTGGTGTGCCGCGACACCGAGCCGCTGCGTCCGCTGGCCGCGCCGTTCTCCCGGACCCTGAGCGCGGTGACGGCATGA
- a CDS encoding SDR family NAD(P)-dependent oxidoreductase, with protein MTISVVSGGTRGIGRALSLRLASLGHRVIALYRGDEAAAQDIAKAGEGRIEPLRCDLTRPAEIRTVCERITGTYGPPSVLVNNAGVNRDRPFSSMTAEDWDTVLATNLSGPFHLTSALAPAMLRAGGGSIVNVASTTAIRPRRDGANYCASKAGLLQLTKCLALELAPHIRVNALLPGFTDTEEVTERYRLDDPERLAAVLDTIPGGRLGTAEDMADALEFLVTARGGYVTGQQLIVDGGHFMG; from the coding sequence ATGACGATCTCCGTGGTGAGCGGCGGCACCCGCGGCATCGGGCGGGCACTGAGCCTGCGGCTCGCGTCCCTCGGCCACCGGGTGATCGCCCTCTACCGTGGCGACGAAGCCGCCGCACAGGACATCGCCAAGGCGGGCGAGGGCCGGATCGAGCCGCTGCGCTGCGATCTCACCCGGCCCGCGGAGATCCGGACCGTCTGCGAGCGGATCACCGGCACGTACGGCCCGCCGTCCGTGCTGGTCAACAACGCCGGGGTGAACCGCGACCGGCCGTTCTCCTCGATGACCGCCGAGGACTGGGACACGGTGCTGGCCACCAACCTCTCCGGTCCCTTCCACCTCACCAGCGCGCTGGCGCCCGCGATGCTCCGGGCGGGCGGCGGCAGCATCGTCAACGTCGCCTCCACCACGGCGATCCGGCCCCGCCGCGACGGCGCCAACTACTGCGCGAGCAAGGCGGGCCTGCTCCAGCTCACCAAGTGCCTGGCCCTCGAACTCGCCCCGCACATCCGGGTGAACGCCCTGCTGCCCGGATTCACCGACACCGAAGAGGTCACCGAGCGCTACCGCCTCGACGACCCGGAGCGGCTGGCCGCCGTCCTGGACACCATCCCCGGTGGCCGGCTCGGCACGGCCGAGGACATGGCCGACGCCCTCGAATTCCTGGTGACCGCGCGCGGCGGCTACGTCACCGGACAGCAACTGATCGTCGACGGCGGCCACTTCATGGGCTGA
- the panD gene encoding aspartate 1-decarboxylase, producing the protein MYRTLMKSKIHRATVTQADLHYVGSVTVDADLMKAADLMAGEKVDIVDIDNGARLSTYVIEGPAGSGVIGINGAAARLISPGDLVILIAYASMTDAEAAALVPHVVFVDEHNAISAVGGDPAEVPEGSGLKRGDLVAG; encoded by the coding sequence ATGTACCGCACCCTGATGAAGTCGAAGATCCACCGCGCCACCGTCACCCAGGCCGACCTGCACTATGTCGGCTCGGTGACCGTCGACGCCGACCTCATGAAGGCCGCCGACCTGATGGCGGGCGAGAAGGTCGACATCGTCGACATCGACAACGGCGCCCGGCTGTCCACGTACGTCATCGAGGGCCCCGCCGGCTCCGGCGTCATCGGGATCAACGGCGCCGCCGCCCGCCTCATCAGCCCCGGCGACCTCGTCATCCTCATCGCCTACGCCTCCATGACGGACGCCGAGGCCGCCGCCCTCGTCCCGCACGTCGTCTTCGTCGACGAGCACAACGCCATCTCCGCCGTGGGCGGCGACCCGGCCGAGGTGCCCGAGGGCTCGGGCCTCAAGCGCGGCGACCTCGTCGCCGGCTGA
- a CDS encoding flavin reductase family protein — MVTPVQDDRAVTDRAVTHDAFRALMGSHPSGVAVITTADAQGVPYGFTCTALCSLSLAPPQLLVCAGNNGSTLPVLTARGAFTVNFLHGSGRRAAEAFAGPAADRFRTVPWRPAPATGLPALTEDAHATAECRVARLVPAGDHTVVIGEVLDIQTHAPAAEEPPLLYGRRRYATWPA; from the coding sequence ATGGTGACCCCCGTCCAGGACGACCGCGCCGTCACCGACCGCGCCGTCACCCACGACGCCTTCCGGGCCCTGATGGGCTCCCACCCCAGCGGCGTCGCCGTCATCACCACCGCCGACGCGCAGGGCGTGCCGTACGGCTTCACCTGCACCGCCCTGTGCTCGCTCTCCCTCGCCCCGCCGCAACTGCTGGTCTGCGCGGGCAACAACGGGAGCACCCTGCCGGTCCTCACCGCACGCGGTGCCTTCACCGTCAACTTCCTGCACGGCAGCGGGCGGCGCGCCGCCGAGGCGTTCGCCGGACCGGCCGCCGACCGGTTCCGCACCGTCCCGTGGCGGCCCGCGCCCGCCACGGGCCTGCCGGCGCTGACCGAGGACGCGCACGCCACCGCCGAGTGCCGGGTCGCCCGGCTCGTCCCGGCCGGCGACCACACCGTCGTGATCGGCGAGGTGCTGGACATCCAGACCCACGCCCCGGCCGCCGAAGAGCCGCCGCTGCTGTACGGCAGGCGCCGCTACGCCACCTGGCCGGCCTGA
- a CDS encoding acyl-CoA dehydrogenase family protein: MTPPTPLDSLLKLAARTGERIAPLAAATDAGHDNGHEAYRVLRESGLLALLVPHEAGGAGLGFGDYWRVLAELGAHHGAAALGLNMHHVVIGALADAAGTRLPPAAETFRAWMLEEVVGGRKLFASATSEAGRGAKLRGMRTRYRLSDDGTHYILNGTKHFVSLAGAADYYVVAAAADNGDEETGEASHFVVAADDPGVSFGTAHHMSAMYGTSTAPMTLDEVRVPRSRLYLGVEGMSLFKVVREPHWMIAGYTGAYLGIAEALFRHTVDHVTASPARADSPVVQQELGRMSARLRAARALVHEAGDLVTAERGSLEANAMVHAAKYVVGEVGPRLAQDALRLCGSAAVSRSHPLERLIREAQFAHVMPAKPQECLEYLGKAAVGVNLYDARAFAW; the protein is encoded by the coding sequence ATGACGCCCCCAACCCCACTCGACAGCCTGCTCAAACTCGCGGCACGCACCGGTGAGCGGATCGCCCCGCTCGCGGCCGCCACCGACGCCGGACACGACAACGGCCACGAGGCCTACCGCGTCCTGCGCGAGTCCGGACTGCTCGCCCTGCTCGTGCCGCACGAGGCGGGCGGCGCCGGCCTGGGCTTCGGCGACTACTGGCGGGTGCTGGCCGAACTCGGCGCGCACCACGGCGCCGCCGCCCTCGGCCTCAACATGCACCACGTCGTCATCGGCGCGCTCGCCGACGCCGCCGGCACCCGGCTGCCCCCGGCCGCCGAGACGTTCCGCGCCTGGATGCTGGAGGAGGTCGTAGGCGGCCGCAAGCTGTTCGCCTCCGCCACCTCCGAGGCCGGACGCGGCGCCAAACTCCGCGGGATGCGGACCCGCTACCGGCTGTCCGACGACGGCACGCACTACATCCTCAACGGCACCAAGCACTTCGTGTCGCTGGCCGGCGCCGCCGACTACTACGTCGTCGCGGCGGCCGCCGACAACGGCGACGAGGAGACCGGCGAGGCCTCGCACTTCGTCGTCGCCGCCGACGACCCCGGCGTCAGCTTCGGCACCGCGCACCACATGTCGGCGATGTACGGCACCAGCACCGCCCCGATGACGCTGGACGAGGTCCGGGTGCCCCGCTCCCGCCTCTACCTCGGCGTCGAGGGCATGTCCCTGTTCAAGGTCGTCCGCGAACCGCACTGGATGATCGCCGGCTACACGGGCGCCTACCTCGGGATCGCCGAGGCCCTCTTCCGGCACACCGTCGACCATGTCACCGCCTCCCCCGCCCGCGCCGACTCACCCGTCGTCCAGCAGGAGCTGGGCCGGATGTCCGCCCGGCTGCGGGCCGCCCGCGCCCTGGTGCACGAGGCCGGTGACCTCGTCACCGCCGAACGCGGCAGCCTGGAGGCCAATGCCATGGTGCACGCCGCCAAGTACGTGGTCGGCGAGGTCGGGCCGCGGCTCGCCCAGGACGCGCTCAGGCTGTGCGGCTCGGCCGCGGTCAGCCGCAGCCATCCGCTGGAACGGCTGATCCGCGAGGCCCAGTTCGCCCACGTGATGCCGGCCAAGCCACAGGAATGCCTGGAATACCTGGGCAAGGCCGCGGTCGGCGTCAACCTCTACGACGCCCGGGCGTTCGCATGGTGA
- a CDS encoding acyl-CoA dehydrogenase family protein, whose translation MSAAALAALRTGAPETERLVDSCRDLAVPVVERIADEDFTAQWGAMADLGVLRLAGPQAPAPGPVSRSLAMIEGIGLAGADPGLVYALASQLFGMQFPLRDALGADAWRPVADVQEGGKLLCHALTERGGGSDPFSMRTRARREGDGFVLDGAKTFITAAPVADWAIVFARTTEGRSPFALSAFLFPLDLPGIRRGETFAKTALPTVPMGELLFEDVRLPGSALLGEEGSGLAVMASTTAWERSVILGYALGPMQRLLARTADWAAGREHFGRRMGASHQVAARISDMAMALHRSRVQLYAMAARLDAGVPARQLATEAALTKISVSEDYVRMTEHAAALSGVRAFLPGFDLAADLAGPMAALTYAGPNDLLRVGVARQLGLPVEN comes from the coding sequence GTGAGTGCGGCGGCCCTCGCGGCACTGCGCACCGGGGCGCCGGAGACCGAACGGCTCGTCGACAGCTGCCGCGACCTCGCCGTACCGGTCGTCGAGCGGATCGCGGACGAGGACTTCACCGCCCAGTGGGGGGCCATGGCCGACCTCGGTGTGCTCCGGCTCGCCGGGCCGCAAGCCCCGGCGCCGGGCCCGGTCAGCCGCTCGCTCGCCATGATCGAGGGCATCGGTCTCGCCGGTGCCGATCCGGGACTGGTCTACGCGCTGGCCTCGCAGCTCTTCGGGATGCAGTTCCCGCTGCGGGACGCCCTCGGCGCGGACGCCTGGCGCCCGGTCGCCGACGTCCAGGAGGGCGGGAAGCTGCTGTGCCACGCGCTGACCGAACGCGGCGGCGGCAGCGACCCGTTCTCCATGCGCACCCGGGCCCGGCGCGAGGGCGACGGCTTCGTGCTGGACGGCGCCAAGACGTTCATCACCGCCGCGCCCGTGGCCGACTGGGCGATCGTCTTCGCCCGCACCACCGAGGGGCGCTCGCCGTTCGCGCTGTCCGCGTTCCTCTTCCCGCTCGACCTGCCGGGGATCCGCCGGGGCGAGACCTTCGCCAAGACCGCGCTGCCCACCGTGCCGATGGGTGAACTCCTCTTCGAGGACGTCCGGTTGCCGGGCAGCGCGCTGCTCGGCGAGGAGGGCTCCGGCCTCGCGGTGATGGCCTCCACCACCGCCTGGGAACGCTCCGTCATCCTCGGCTACGCCCTCGGCCCGATGCAGCGCCTGCTGGCCCGCACCGCCGACTGGGCCGCCGGCCGCGAGCACTTCGGCCGCCGGATGGGGGCGAGCCACCAGGTCGCCGCCCGGATCAGCGACATGGCCATGGCCCTGCACCGCTCCCGCGTCCAGCTCTACGCGATGGCCGCCCGGCTCGACGCCGGTGTCCCCGCGCGGCAGCTGGCGACCGAGGCGGCCCTCACCAAGATCTCCGTCTCCGAGGACTACGTACGGATGACCGAGCACGCCGCCGCGCTGTCCGGCGTCCGTGCCTTCCTCCCCGGCTTCGACCTCGCCGCCGACCTGGCCGGCCCCATGGCGGCCCTCACCTACGCCGGTCCGAACGACCTGCTGCGGGTGGGCGTCGCACGGCAACTGGGTCTGCCGGTCGAGAACTGA
- a CDS encoding acyl carrier protein, translated as MNSVEELCTLIGSRITWGRGQDARSLDADTPLLEMGLVDSLAIMEIVTALHKEAGIALPDTEIVAANFRSPKALWAAIENLSGEGRK; from the coding sequence ATGAACAGCGTCGAAGAACTCTGCACCCTCATCGGCAGCCGCATCACCTGGGGACGCGGCCAGGACGCCCGGTCCCTCGACGCCGACACCCCGCTGCTGGAGATGGGGCTCGTGGACTCGCTGGCGATCATGGAGATCGTCACCGCGCTGCACAAGGAAGCCGGCATCGCGCTGCCCGACACCGAGATCGTCGCTGCCAACTTCCGCAGCCCCAAGGCACTTTGGGCGGCCATCGAGAACCTCTCCGGCGAGGGCCGCAAGTGA